DNA sequence from the Actinomycetes bacterium genome:
GCTACGACGCGGTCTACGCCCGCGGCGAGCGACCGGGCTCCTCACTGGAACACGACGACTTCCTGACCGCCCGACTCGTGCAACATATGCACGACACCTTCCCGCAGTTAGTTGATGTCCCAGTCGAATACACCTGGGCGGGCGCGATCGACACTTGTTCCCGGTTCACCGCGTTCTGGGGCACCGCTCACGGCGGTCGGGTCGCCTATGTCGCCGGTTGGACGGGACTAGGAGTCGGCGCATCCCGATTCGGCGCCGACGTGCTGCTGGATCTGTTGGCCGGCGCTGACACCGAACGCACCCGACTGCGAATGGTGCGTGGCAAACCGCTGCCGTTCCCACCGGAGCCGATGCGGCAATGGGTGATCGACCTGACCCGAAACTCGTTGGCCCGTGCCGACGAACGTGGCGGCGAACGAGACCTGTGGCTGCGCACCCTGGATCGACTGGGTCTGGGATTCGATAGTTGACCACCGGCGCCCGCTGCGGCGCCAGCACAAGTCCGGCCGCAGGTGAGCGGCCCGAGAAGGAGGAGGACGCGATGACGACTGTCACGCATTGGATTGGTGGCGCGGAGTGGAGCGGTACTGCCGAGCGGCAAGGGGACGTCTACGACCCGGCGACCGGTGAGGTCACCAAACAGGTGGACTTCGCTTCTGGTGAGGTGATGGCCGACGCGATCGCGGCCGCCAAGCATGCCTTCGACACCGAGTGGGGCAAATCTACCCTCACCAAGCGGATGCAGGTGATGTTCAACTTCCGCGAACTGCTGAACTCCCACAAAGAGGAGATCGCCGCGTTGATCACCGCCGAGCACGGGAAAGTGCTGTCTGATGCGCTGGGTGAAGTCACCCGCGGTCTGGAGGTGGTGGAGTTCGCCTGCGGCAACGCCCATCTGCTCAAAGGTGGCTTCTCCGAACAGGTGTCCACTGGGGTGGATGTGCACTCACTGCGGCAGCCGTTAGGGGTCGTCGGCGTCATCTCGCCGTTCAACTTCCCCGCGATGGTGCCGATGTGGTTCTTTCCGATCGCGATCGCCGCTGGGAATACCGTCATCGTGAAACCGTCGGAAAAGGACCCGTCGGCGATCATGCTGATCGCGGACCTGTGGCGGCAGGCCGGTCTGCCCGCCGGAGTGTTCAACGTGGTGCATGGCGACAAAGTGGCGGTGGACGCGCTGCTCACCCACCCCGACGTCGCCTCGATCAGTTTCGTCGGGTCCACCCCGATCGCGAAGTACGTTTACGAAACTGGCACTTCCCATGGCAAGCGGGTGCAAGCGCTCGGTGGGGCGAAGAACCACATGCTGGTGCTGCCGGACGCCGACCTGGACCTGACTGCGGATTCAGCCGTTAACGCCGGGTTCGGTTCCGCTGGCGAACGCTGTATGGCGATCTCGGTGGTGGTAGCGGTGGAACCGATCGCCGATGCTCTCATCAGCGCCATCGCCGAGCGGATGGCCACGCTACGCACCGGTGATGGTCGCCGTGGCTGCGATATGGGTCCACTGGTTACCGAAGTCCACCGGGACAAGGTGGCGGGCTACGTGGATGCTGGTGTGGCCGAGGGTGCGGAGTTGGTGGTGGACGGCCGGCAGGTGCAACCTGACGGAGCCGCTGCTGGCTTTTGGCTGGGACCCACGTTGTTCGACAAAGTGACTCCGCAGATGAGCATTTACAACGACGAAATCTTCGGGCCGGTGCTGTCGGTGGTCCGGGTGGAATCGTTCGAAGAGGGTATGGAGTTAATCAACTCCCACCCCTACGGCAACGGCACTGCAGTGTTCACTTGCGACGGTGGTGCGGCCCGCAAGTTCACCAACGAGGTGCAGGTGGGCATGATCGGGGTGAACGTGCCGATTCCGGTGCCGATGGCCTACTACTCGTTCGGTGGCTGGAAAGCGTCACTGTTCGGCGATACCCACGCCCACGGCACCGAAGGGTTCCACTTCTTCACCCGCGGCAAAGTCATCACCAGTCGGTGGCCCGATCCCGCTCACGGTGGCATCAACCTGGGCTTCCCGACCCACGGCTGACCTCAGCCGCGCCGGCGTTCAGCGCGGGTGGTCAACAGTTAGGGCCACCCAGCGCTGGCGGGAGCGGTCGTATCGATCGGCTGCTCGTTACTTGGCAGTGGCGGCTACTACCGGAACAGCCACACCCCCGGGGCCGATCGAGTTCTTGCTGCGTACCTGGACGACGTAGTTGCGGTCAGCCTTCAACTTGGTGAGCTTCTTGGCGTACTTGCCCTTCTTGATCTTCAGCTTCTTCGGAGTGGCGGACTTCCATTTCTTCCAGTCGCCGTTCTTGCCCGCTTTGTAGCGCACCTGATACTTCTTGACCCCATTGCTGTCGATGGTGGCCGGTTTCTTCCAGGTCACCGTCGCAGAACTGCGGGTGATCGACGAGCCCTTCACCTTCAGTTTCTTCACCGCACTGGACCCGGACAGGTTCACCTTGGTCCATTTGCTTCCTTGGTTGCGGCTGTAGCGGGCCTGCACCGTGGAGTTAGCGGAACCCGCATCCCACGTCCAGACAAAGGCGATCCGATTCCCGGTGCCGCTCACCGCCGTCGCGGAGTCCCCGACGGAGTTCAC
Encoded proteins:
- a CDS encoding FAD-binding oxidoreductase; its protein translation is QGRVQVSTLSGSVNADKVALTTAAHTPLLKRISQFVVPVFDHVVATAPIPDEVLADIGWTGRQGVGDAGNQFHYYRLTDDNRLLWGGYDAVYARGERPGSSLEHDDFLTARLVQHMHDTFPQLVDVPVEYTWAGAIDTCSRFTAFWGTAHGGRVAYVAGWTGLGVGASRFGADVLLDLLAGADTERTRLRMVRGKPLPFPPEPMRQWVIDLTRNSLARADERGGERDLWLRTLDRLGLGFDS
- a CDS encoding CoA-acylating methylmalonate-semialdehyde dehydrogenase, with the protein product MTTVTHWIGGAEWSGTAERQGDVYDPATGEVTKQVDFASGEVMADAIAAAKHAFDTEWGKSTLTKRMQVMFNFRELLNSHKEEIAALITAEHGKVLSDALGEVTRGLEVVEFACGNAHLLKGGFSEQVSTGVDVHSLRQPLGVVGVISPFNFPAMVPMWFFPIAIAAGNTVIVKPSEKDPSAIMLIADLWRQAGLPAGVFNVVHGDKVAVDALLTHPDVASISFVGSTPIAKYVYETGTSHGKRVQALGGAKNHMLVLPDADLDLTADSAVNAGFGSAGERCMAISVVVAVEPIADALISAIAERMATLRTGDGRRGCDMGPLVTEVHRDKVAGYVDAGVAEGAELVVDGRQVQPDGAAAGFWLGPTLFDKVTPQMSIYNDEIFGPVLSVVRVESFEEGMELINSHPYGNGTAVFTCDGGAARKFTNEVQVGMIGVNVPIPVPMAYYSFGGWKASLFGDTHAHGTEGFHFFTRGKVITSRWPDPAHGGINLGFPTHG
- a CDS encoding fibronectin type III domain-containing protein, with translation ADDPQLAVDDSGDVIAMVWSYFGKRGLDSRYTRDGGATWTDFDPGGTGEEGQSPHVAVSGDGQTFSYAWASWQDGKAAYESRYSTDGGASWSPEKQMSKPVNSVGDSATAVSGTGNRIAFVWTWDAGSANSTVQARYSRNQGSKWTKVNLSGSSAVKKLKVKGSSITRSSATVTWKKPATIDSNGVKKYQVRYKAGKNGDWKKWKSATPKKLKIKKGKYAKKLTKLKADRNYVVQVRSKNSIGPGGVAVPVVAATAK